A window from Pseudomonas kribbensis encodes these proteins:
- a CDS encoding amino acid permease: MPVGNHPPHGETANGGPLKRELGERHIRLMALGACIGVGLFLGSAKAIEMAGPAIMLSYIIGGLAILVIMRALGEMAVHNPVAGSFSRYAQDYLGPLAGFLTGWNYWFLWLVTCVAEITAVAVYMGIWFPDVPRWIWALAALVSMGSINLIAVKAFGEFEFWFALIKIVTIIAMVLGGIGIIAFGFGNDGVALGISNLWTHGGFMPNGVMGVLMSLQMVMFAYLGVEMIGLTAGEAKNPQKTIPGAIGSVFWRILLFYVGALFVILSIYPWNEIGTQGSPFVMTFERLGIKTAAGIINFVVITAALSSCNGGIFSTGRMLYSLAQNGQAPAAFAKTSNGVPRRALLLSIFALLLGVLLNYLVPEKVFVWVTSIATFGAIWTWVMILLAQLKFRKGLSASERAGLKYKMWLFPVSSYLALAFLVLVVGLMAYFPDTRVALYVGPAFLVLLTVLFYVFKLQPTDASQGAVRSAS; encoded by the coding sequence ATGCCAGTCGGCAATCACCCGCCCCATGGCGAGACCGCGAACGGCGGTCCACTCAAACGCGAACTCGGCGAACGGCATATCCGTCTGATGGCGCTCGGCGCCTGTATCGGTGTCGGTCTGTTTCTCGGTTCGGCCAAGGCCATCGAAATGGCCGGCCCGGCGATCATGCTGTCCTACATTATCGGCGGTCTGGCGATCCTGGTGATCATGCGCGCCCTCGGCGAGATGGCGGTGCACAACCCGGTGGCCGGTTCCTTCAGCCGTTACGCGCAGGATTATCTCGGCCCGTTGGCGGGGTTTCTCACCGGCTGGAACTACTGGTTCCTGTGGCTGGTGACCTGCGTCGCGGAAATCACCGCGGTGGCGGTGTACATGGGCATCTGGTTCCCCGATGTACCGCGCTGGATCTGGGCGCTGGCGGCGCTGGTCAGCATGGGTTCGATCAACCTGATCGCGGTGAAGGCTTTCGGTGAATTCGAGTTCTGGTTCGCCCTGATCAAGATTGTCACCATCATTGCTATGGTGCTCGGCGGCATCGGCATCATCGCCTTCGGTTTCGGCAACGACGGTGTGGCGCTGGGGATTTCCAATCTGTGGACTCATGGCGGCTTCATGCCCAACGGTGTGATGGGCGTGTTGATGTCGCTGCAGATGGTGATGTTCGCTTATCTGGGCGTGGAGATGATCGGCCTGACCGCCGGTGAAGCGAAGAACCCGCAGAAGACCATTCCCGGTGCCATCGGCTCGGTGTTCTGGCGGATTCTGCTGTTCTACGTCGGCGCACTGTTCGTGATCCTGTCGATCTACCCGTGGAATGAAATCGGCACTCAGGGCAGCCCGTTCGTGATGACCTTCGAGCGTCTGGGCATCAAGACTGCCGCCGGCATCATCAACTTCGTGGTGATCACCGCCGCGCTGTCGTCGTGCAACGGCGGCATCTTCAGCACCGGGCGCATGCTCTACAGCCTGGCGCAGAACGGCCAGGCGCCTGCCGCTTTCGCCAAGACCTCCAACGGCGTGCCGCGTCGGGCGCTGCTGCTGTCGATCTTCGCCCTGCTGCTGGGCGTACTGCTGAATTATCTGGTGCCGGAAAAAGTCTTCGTCTGGGTGACTTCGATTGCGACCTTTGGCGCGATCTGGACCTGGGTGATGATCCTGCTGGCCCAGCTGAAATTCCGCAAAGGCCTGAGCGCCAGCGAACGCGCCGGCCTGAAGTACAAGATGTGGCTTTTCCCGGTCAGCTCCTATCTGGCGCTGGCGTTCCTGGTGCTGGTGGTGGGCCTGATGGCGTACTTCCCGGATACCCGCGTGGCGCTGTATGTCGGCCCGGCGTTCCTGGTGCTGCTGACCGTTCTGTTCTACGTGTTCAAGCTGCAACCGACCGATGCGTCGCAAGGCGCGGTGCGTTCGGCGTCGTAA
- a CDS encoding CS1 type fimbrial major subunit, producing MIKQAVIAVSVGVSTPMAGGVFAAQEKHIFEVSVDIPVLEFYVIPSEPDWIHHQQTLPWDIATSTLGGLRKNFDVRTDSSAIEARLESFPILSSGQDSRDDISLRVTFNGTELSHHPVPIQVVSREEAVAGKRVRLEIEPRVHPDGYTPGDYYGTVNIIFNVAAPTG from the coding sequence ATGATCAAGCAAGCGGTCATTGCCGTGTCCGTGGGCGTTTCGACCCCGATGGCCGGAGGCGTATTCGCGGCGCAGGAGAAGCACATTTTTGAAGTCTCGGTGGATATTCCGGTCCTGGAATTTTATGTGATACCGAGTGAACCGGACTGGATACATCATCAGCAGACACTGCCCTGGGACATTGCCACTTCGACCCTCGGCGGCTTGCGCAAGAACTTCGATGTGCGTACCGACAGCAGTGCCATCGAAGCCCGTCTCGAAAGTTTCCCCATTCTCTCCAGCGGCCAGGATTCGCGGGATGACATCAGTTTGCGTGTCACCTTCAACGGTACGGAGCTGAGCCATCATCCGGTACCGATCCAGGTGGTGTCCCGCGAGGAGGCCGTGGCGGGCAAGAGGGTGCGCCTGGAGATCGAGCCCCGGGTCCATCCCGACGGTTATACGCCGGGCGACTACTACGGCACCGTCAACATCATTTTCAATGTGGCAGCCCCGACGGGTTGA
- a CDS encoding transglycosylase domain-containing protein: MGALWQTDSSEKVVPTERVDEAPVPEKPRRNRHGWKAFWLLLVIIAIVVGLAAMKEMRTSRFQSREVSQYAAKLTYELQPGPSEAIRYPGNGPFDLRLGYSSLDEFLPRLLKRNYVITEQTRFSPALLGYTDKGLFVPYSEKIQAGLSITDCRAAPLYQYNYPQQLYSSFESIPPVVVNSLLFIENRFLLDPKQPLANPAVDWPRFGMAAWSQVAKLLHLPGQSAGGSTLATQLEKYRHSPDGLTVNGAEKIRQMISASVRAYQAGPDTLPARRNIIRDYLNSVPLSAVPGHGEVHGMAEGLRVWYGADFNEANKKLASTATDPQTLADKGLALREMLSLMIAQRRPSHYLTKGREELADLTDSHLRLLKQNGVIDNALADAALASKVTYRDWQTQPTIQPIETNKGISVARSRLASMLNRPLYDLDRLDLSATSTLQGELQTQATAYLKKLADPAYAAEIGLLGERLLTPTSTTQVRYSFTLFELTPDGSRVRVQTDSTDQPFDINEGSKLELGSTAKMRVLTTYLQIISELHDKYGAMSVPELKKVDVPDQDRLTQWVIDYLIQNKDHDLSKMLGAALDRKYSASPGEAFFTGGGLHVFHNFRKEDNGRMPTLRDALRESINLPFIRLMRDLVRYTTYSGPNNSAELLKDDRDPRRQEYLASFADREGTSFLLKFWKKYKNKDTQARLDTFLDSMRPTPIRMAAVHRYLLPNASQEDFNSFVRSHLKGVKITEKLTDERLERLYLAYGPGTYDLPDQGFIAKVHPLDLWLIGYLLNHPDATWGQIVKASQFERQEVYSWLFKSKHKGARDSRIRTMLEIEAFLDIHQRWQKVGYPFDHLVPSLATAIGSSGDRPAALAELIGTILNDGVRMPTLRIDSLHFAAGTPYETKLVNDPHVGKRVMPSEVATAMREALSQVVDSGTAKRVSGSFKLNDGTPLTMGGKTGTGDNRIEAIGSGGRILSSKSINRTATFVFYIGDHHFGTLTAFVPGRSAENFKFTSALPVQVLKGMAPILMPYLQPGSDSQCRPPQAPQVALMNLPTRNAD; this comes from the coding sequence ATGGGCGCTTTGTGGCAAACCGATTCGAGTGAAAAAGTGGTTCCGACTGAACGTGTGGATGAAGCGCCTGTCCCTGAGAAACCCCGTCGTAACCGGCATGGGTGGAAGGCTTTCTGGCTATTGCTGGTGATCATTGCGATTGTGGTGGGCCTGGCCGCGATGAAGGAAATGCGCACCTCGCGTTTTCAATCCCGCGAGGTCAGCCAGTACGCCGCCAAATTGACCTATGAACTGCAACCGGGCCCCAGCGAAGCCATTCGTTATCCGGGCAACGGGCCGTTCGATCTGCGTCTGGGTTACAGCTCGCTGGACGAGTTTTTGCCACGACTGCTCAAGCGCAATTACGTGATCACCGAACAGACGCGCTTCTCGCCAGCGCTGCTCGGCTATACCGACAAGGGCCTGTTCGTGCCCTACTCCGAAAAAATCCAGGCCGGGCTGTCGATCACCGATTGCCGCGCCGCGCCGCTGTATCAGTACAACTATCCGCAACAGCTGTATTCGAGTTTCGAGTCGATCCCGCCGGTGGTGGTCAACAGCCTGCTGTTCATCGAAAACCGTTTCCTGCTGGATCCCAAACAGCCGCTGGCCAACCCGGCGGTGGACTGGCCGCGCTTCGGCATGGCCGCGTGGTCGCAGGTTGCCAAGTTGCTGCACTTGCCGGGACAGTCGGCCGGCGGCAGCACCTTGGCCACGCAACTGGAAAAGTATCGCCACTCACCTGATGGGCTGACCGTCAACGGTGCCGAGAAAATCCGCCAGATGATTTCCGCCAGCGTGCGCGCCTATCAGGCTGGCCCGGACACCTTGCCGGCGCGGCGCAACATCATTCGTGACTACCTCAACAGCGTGCCGCTGTCGGCAGTGCCGGGGCATGGTGAAGTCCACGGCATGGCCGAAGGTTTACGCGTCTGGTACGGCGCCGATTTCAATGAAGCCAATAAAAAGCTCGCCAGTACCGCGACCGATCCGCAGACCCTGGCCGACAAGGGCCTGGCCCTGCGGGAAATGCTCTCGCTGATGATCGCCCAGCGCCGTCCTTCCCATTACCTGACCAAGGGCCGGGAAGAACTGGCCGACCTCACCGACAGCCATCTGCGGCTGCTCAAGCAGAACGGCGTGATCGACAACGCACTGGCCGATGCGGCCCTGGCCAGCAAGGTTACCTATCGCGACTGGCAGACCCAGCCGACGATCCAGCCGATCGAAACCAACAAAGGCATCAGCGTCGCCCGCAGCCGTCTGGCCTCGATGCTCAATCGTCCGCTGTACGACCTCGACCGCCTCGACCTCTCGGCCACCAGCACCCTGCAAGGCGAGCTGCAAACCCAGGCCACCGCCTACCTGAAGAAACTCGCCGACCCGGCCTACGCCGCCGAAATCGGCCTGCTCGGTGAACGCCTGCTGACGCCCACCAGTACCACACAAGTACGTTACAGCTTCACCCTGTTCGAGCTGACACCGGACGGTTCGCGGGTGCGGGTGCAGACCGACAGCACCGACCAGCCGTTCGACATCAACGAAGGCAGCAAACTGGAACTGGGCTCCACGGCGAAGATGCGGGTGCTGACCACCTACCTGCAAATCATCTCCGAACTGCACGACAAATACGGCGCCATGAGCGTGCCGGAACTGAAGAAAGTCGACGTACCGGATCAGGATCGCCTGACCCAGTGGGTGATCGATTACCTGATCCAGAACAAGGATCACGACCTGTCGAAGATGCTCGGCGCAGCCCTCGACCGCAAATATTCCGCCAGCCCCGGCGAGGCGTTTTTCACCGGTGGCGGCCTGCACGTGTTCCACAACTTTCGCAAGGAAGACAACGGCCGCATGCCGACCCTGCGCGATGCCCTGCGCGAGTCGATCAACCTGCCGTTCATTCGCCTGATGCGCGACCTGGTGCGCTACACCACCTACTCCGGCCCCAACAACAGCGCCGAGCTGCTCAAGGATGATCGCGACCCGCGGCGTCAGGAGTACCTCGCTTCGTTCGCCGACCGCGAAGGCACTTCGTTCTTGCTCAAGTTCTGGAAGAAGTACAAGAACAAGGACACCCAGGCCCGCCTCGACACCTTCCTCGACAGCATGCGCCCGACGCCGATCCGCATGGCCGCCGTGCATCGCTACCTGCTACCCAACGCCAGTCAGGAAGACTTCAACAGCTTTGTCCGCTCGCATCTGAAGGGCGTGAAAATCACCGAGAAACTCACCGACGAACGCCTCGAACGGCTTTATCTGGCCTACGGCCCCGGCACCTACGATTTGCCGGATCAGGGCTTCATTGCCAAGGTGCACCCGCTGGACCTGTGGCTGATCGGCTACCTGCTCAACCACCCGGACGCGACCTGGGGCCAGATCGTCAAGGCCAGCCAGTTCGAACGTCAGGAAGTCTACAGCTGGCTGTTCAAGAGCAAGCACAAGGGCGCCCGGGACAGTCGGATCCGCACCATGCTGGAGATCGAAGCCTTCCTCGACATCCATCAGCGCTGGCAGAAGGTCGGTTACCCGTTCGATCACCTGGTGCCGTCGCTGGCCACCGCCATCGGCAGCTCCGGCGACCGCCCCGCCGCGCTGGCCGAGTTGATCGGCACCATCCTCAATGACGGTGTGCGCATGCCGACCCTGCGCATCGACAGCCTGCATTTTGCCGCCGGCACGCCTTACGAGACGAAACTGGTCAACGACCCTCACGTCGGCAAACGGGTGATGCCGTCGGAAGTCGCCACTGCCATGCGCGAGGCACTGTCGCAAGTGGTGGACTCGGGAACCGCCAAACGTGTTTCCGGCAGTTTCAAACTGAACGATGGCACACCGCTGACCATGGGCGGAAAAACCGGTACGGGCGACAACCGCATCGAGGCCATCGGTTCCGGCGGGCGCATTTTGAGTTCCAAGTCGATCAACCGCACGGCGACCTTCGTGTTCTACATCGGCGACCACCATTTCGGCACGCTCACCGCGTTCGTTCCGGGACGCTCGGCGGAAAACTTCAAATTCACCTCGGCCCTGCCGGTGCAGGTGCTCAAGGGCATGGCGCCGATCCTGATGCCGTATCTGCAACCGGGCAGCGATTCGCAGTGCCGACCACCGCAGGCTCCCCAAGTGGCTCTGATGAACCTGCCAACGCGTAACGCTGATTGA
- a CDS encoding NEL-type E3 ubiquitin ligase domain-containing protein, translating to MTATTEYKGQHYELIKSRIDPVFTDMKLHHGEALKKIKPRRESWMVPQLASVNRSAWAARNAADRALARLKDIHSFAEPLLKARLREKTGIDVDIKNTFLMLYREARSPWYVIETLSGSSTRKVSLLEAALNNFSQNETYASNSAFLVKREHVNDQYDISPLDRLMTVAQFQTLCRELDIGRLYQAHLQDMLLNDEPTARSYVQSLVVQSQKAELRAAAHMALAKKDIDREGLQLIRALLDGRAALRFGRQPMEACELTIMDLKMTGILILRPDPQQPLSSSRIIAYVPHDPEHPLKEYASHFEFLTELTRQLQKNDTLPSTGSSYWEFFSQFVDHHQRGHFFADLKQRLLHVKWYPHERGDPRPSWRETPVSNPNLQYGATPVSGALWNTLYQRQLDKILNDARNIAVPTADADQNARADWWANVFRIAQDILNVAVMVVAPFTPVVGLAMLGYTAWQLTSEVIEGVVDLTLGHWEEAAEHVVGVVNDVLQLAAFASGALVARPLLLKLSPLVENMKAVRSFDGSTRLWHPDLQPYEQSQLALPDSARPDALGLHQHAGKTVLPLEGKHYAVRFDRGSGHYRIEHPSRSQAYSPRLQHNGAGAWTHEAEIPHDWDGPQLMRRLGHSVDDFSDVELEKMRRISGTPIDALRRMHVENRLPPPLLEDTLTRTRTRKETKAIGERIRSGQPLPPDSHWFDRMVADLPGWPADKALKVWQNNDLTGAYRQYGNPRASDSQTLSIGIADVMDNRLPERLVEFLDDADMQSLLGGNHPKARRAQVLRNRLADAVQTRGSEIFDYQYRLRNRSSDAGAQLIQRHYTRLSARLAESLASEATAAEHNIMIEQQRIPLRLKSLAREIEFEVLATRANEGLLDPAWLVPDTERLALGTLRIYTDTFADLRLEVREGTYDGRLRSSAGPADAPTVRRLIRDEHGRYEVRDSAHNRLHEAAGFFDAVLAALPDDKRRALGYRPGQGQMFRQWVLLRSEKPAERRTLLARRPIRPFVQRETELLLRGPRLSREPLSVEDKVRNLYPHFTETEVTAFTRSLHATGDPHWKIARLESELMTLKEKLEGWRQSFLSHWDADGPDASLPRAYQEFQHRGGRFIADRLLECFERKAEVFQERSISLESGYALDLSKEMLPHDLQHWWGQLPDGLKPWLDQVTTLNLDGQGFSSAANGLLKDFPQLRQLSARHCGLKTLPASIGQMPRLETLRLSNNQLQLTPANAQQLNTLTRLETLRLDNNPVSMPLSVGRMPRLRVLSLINTQIDAWPLGLFDVPRPRGFFLDLGNNPLRYIPEVRPGSDEAYLIARTRVHLEQLTRRARSTYERYRRSVGLRPSQSYATVAEDLLEQWPVSVDTALADETPGIGTLRPEAWHDLASEPGSDGFFQVLQGLTRSADYEQGGEALDQLTDRVWRMIDAMDIDTRLREELFLMSTDPEGCEDAGAQLFNSMGIRVLESEARIFSRSPEELERRLVTLAKGAARLRQVNEIARADIANRQGEPDEVEVHLAYETGLARRLELPWQSEAMRFRQVAGVSEATIDAAGDRILDREAGDGLIEQMLDQPFWDRYLRETWPGEIEANTRAHQEKIDLLIDLQAAQARWVEGNGRSPGLRQTIAELAQQLSIPEELLFTTEKMSQKTFDAWLESIGRQEKVLNKRLTREAMARAGI from the coding sequence ATGACCGCAACAACCGAATACAAAGGGCAACATTACGAATTAATAAAATCGCGGATCGATCCGGTATTTACCGATATGAAACTGCATCACGGCGAAGCATTGAAAAAGATCAAACCGCGCCGTGAATCCTGGATGGTGCCGCAACTGGCCAGCGTCAACCGAAGCGCCTGGGCAGCCCGCAACGCTGCCGACAGGGCACTGGCCCGACTGAAAGACATTCACTCGTTTGCCGAACCGCTGCTCAAGGCCCGCTTGCGGGAAAAAACCGGCATCGATGTCGATATCAAAAATACGTTTCTGATGCTGTACCGCGAAGCCAGATCACCCTGGTACGTGATAGAGACCTTGAGTGGTTCATCCACAAGAAAAGTGTCATTACTCGAAGCCGCGTTGAACAACTTTTCTCAAAACGAAACTTACGCATCGAACTCCGCGTTTCTCGTCAAAAGAGAACATGTGAATGATCAATACGATATTTCGCCACTGGATCGACTGATGACCGTTGCCCAGTTCCAGACCCTGTGTCGCGAACTGGATATCGGCAGGCTTTATCAGGCACATCTTCAGGACATGCTGTTGAACGACGAGCCGACCGCACGCAGCTACGTGCAGTCACTGGTGGTGCAGAGCCAGAAGGCCGAACTCCGGGCGGCCGCACACATGGCGCTGGCAAAGAAAGACATCGACCGGGAAGGACTGCAATTGATTCGTGCCCTGCTCGACGGTCGCGCGGCACTCAGGTTTGGCCGGCAACCGATGGAGGCCTGCGAGCTGACCATCATGGACCTGAAGATGACCGGCATCCTGATCCTGCGCCCCGATCCGCAGCAGCCACTGTCCTCGTCGCGGATCATTGCCTACGTTCCGCACGACCCCGAACATCCGTTGAAGGAGTACGCCTCCCACTTTGAATTTCTCACGGAGCTGACCCGCCAGTTGCAGAAGAACGACACGCTGCCGTCCACCGGGAGCAGTTACTGGGAGTTCTTCAGCCAGTTTGTCGATCACCACCAGCGCGGGCATTTCTTCGCCGACCTCAAGCAGCGTCTGCTGCATGTGAAATGGTATCCACATGAACGCGGCGATCCACGGCCTTCCTGGCGCGAAACACCGGTCAGCAACCCCAACCTGCAATACGGTGCGACACCGGTCAGCGGAGCCTTGTGGAACACGCTCTATCAGCGCCAGCTGGACAAGATCCTCAACGATGCGCGCAACATCGCCGTGCCGACCGCGGATGCTGACCAGAACGCTCGCGCCGACTGGTGGGCAAACGTCTTCAGGATTGCCCAGGACATACTGAACGTGGCAGTGATGGTGGTCGCGCCATTCACTCCGGTTGTCGGCCTTGCAATGCTGGGCTACACCGCCTGGCAATTGACCAGTGAAGTCATCGAAGGGGTTGTGGATCTGACACTGGGCCATTGGGAAGAGGCGGCGGAGCATGTGGTGGGAGTGGTCAACGACGTCCTGCAACTGGCGGCTTTCGCCAGTGGCGCCCTGGTCGCCAGGCCGTTGCTGCTGAAGTTGTCGCCGCTGGTTGAAAACATGAAAGCCGTACGCTCGTTCGATGGCAGCACGCGCTTGTGGCACCCGGACCTCCAGCCGTACGAGCAGTCGCAACTGGCCTTGCCGGATAGCGCCAGACCGGATGCCCTGGGTCTGCACCAACATGCCGGCAAGACCGTTCTGCCGCTGGAGGGCAAGCACTACGCTGTCAGGTTCGATCGCGGCAGCGGTCACTACCGTATCGAGCACCCTTCCCGATCACAGGCTTACTCCCCGCGCCTGCAGCACAACGGTGCGGGGGCCTGGACTCACGAAGCCGAAATCCCGCATGACTGGGATGGCCCGCAATTGATGCGACGCCTGGGGCACTCGGTCGACGACTTCAGTGATGTCGAGCTGGAAAAAATGCGGCGCATCAGTGGCACGCCGATCGACGCATTGCGCCGGATGCACGTGGAGAACCGCCTGCCACCGCCGCTGCTCGAGGACACCCTCACCCGCACCAGGACGCGGAAGGAAACTAAAGCCATCGGCGAGCGCATTCGCAGCGGCCAGCCCTTGCCCCCGGATTCACACTGGTTTGACCGGATGGTCGCCGACCTGCCGGGCTGGCCGGCCGACAAGGCCCTCAAGGTCTGGCAAAACAATGATCTGACCGGCGCCTACCGGCAGTACGGCAACCCGCGTGCGTCCGACAGTCAGACGCTGTCCATCGGGATTGCCGACGTCATGGACAACCGGTTGCCCGAACGGCTGGTGGAGTTTCTCGACGACGCCGACATGCAGTCCCTGCTGGGCGGCAACCACCCGAAAGCCCGGCGGGCACAGGTGTTGCGCAACCGGCTGGCCGACGCCGTGCAAACCCGTGGCAGCGAAATCTTCGACTACCAGTACCGCTTGAGGAATCGTTCCAGCGATGCCGGGGCTCAGTTGATCCAGCGCCACTACACTCGCCTGTCGGCACGACTCGCCGAGTCGCTGGCAAGCGAGGCGACCGCCGCCGAGCACAACATCATGATCGAGCAACAGCGCATCCCCCTGCGCCTGAAGAGCCTGGCCCGGGAAATCGAGTTCGAGGTACTTGCCACCCGGGCCAACGAGGGGTTGCTTGATCCGGCCTGGCTGGTACCGGATACCGAACGTCTCGCCCTCGGAACCCTGAGGATCTACACCGACACCTTTGCGGATTTGCGCCTGGAGGTTCGCGAAGGCACTTACGACGGTCGGTTGCGCAGCAGCGCCGGCCCCGCTGATGCCCCGACAGTGCGCAGGTTGATCCGGGATGAACACGGACGTTATGAGGTGCGTGACAGCGCCCACAACAGGCTGCACGAAGCCGCCGGTTTTTTTGATGCCGTGCTGGCTGCCCTGCCCGACGACAAGCGCCGCGCCCTGGGTTATCGCCCGGGCCAGGGGCAAATGTTCAGGCAATGGGTGCTGCTCAGATCCGAAAAACCCGCCGAACGCCGGACATTGCTGGCCCGCCGCCCGATCCGCCCCTTTGTTCAACGGGAAACGGAACTGTTGCTGCGCGGCCCGAGGCTGTCCAGGGAGCCACTGAGCGTGGAAGATAAAGTCAGGAATCTCTATCCACACTTCACTGAAACAGAGGTAACGGCATTCACCCGCTCATTGCACGCCACCGGCGATCCACACTGGAAAATCGCGCGGCTTGAGAGTGAACTCATGACGCTGAAGGAAAAACTGGAAGGCTGGAGGCAGAGCTTCCTGAGCCATTGGGATGCCGACGGACCCGATGCCAGCCTGCCCCGCGCCTATCAAGAGTTTCAGCACAGAGGCGGGCGCTTTATCGCCGACCGCCTGCTGGAATGTTTCGAACGCAAAGCCGAAGTGTTCCAGGAACGCAGCATCAGCCTTGAGAGCGGCTACGCGCTGGACTTGTCGAAAGAGATGCTGCCCCATGACCTTCAGCACTGGTGGGGGCAGTTGCCGGACGGCCTCAAACCCTGGCTCGATCAGGTCACGACACTGAACCTGGACGGCCAGGGATTCTCTTCGGCCGCCAACGGACTGTTGAAGGACTTCCCTCAACTGCGCCAGTTGAGCGCCAGACACTGCGGTCTCAAGACCCTGCCGGCCAGCATCGGGCAGATGCCGCGCCTGGAAACCCTGCGCCTGAGCAACAACCAGCTGCAACTGACGCCCGCCAACGCGCAGCAGCTGAACACACTGACACGGCTGGAAACCCTGCGGCTGGACAACAATCCCGTCAGCATGCCCCTGTCGGTCGGGCGCATGCCGAGGTTGCGGGTCCTGAGCCTGATCAATACACAGATCGATGCCTGGCCGCTGGGCCTGTTCGATGTTCCCCGCCCCCGAGGGTTCTTTCTCGACCTGGGCAACAATCCCCTCAGATACATCCCCGAGGTACGGCCCGGTTCCGATGAGGCTTATCTGATCGCACGCACGCGCGTTCATCTGGAGCAACTGACCCGACGGGCACGCTCCACTTACGAGCGTTATCGCAGATCCGTGGGCCTTCGCCCGTCACAGAGTTACGCGACGGTTGCCGAAGACTTGCTGGAGCAATGGCCGGTTTCCGTGGACACCGCACTGGCTGATGAAACGCCCGGCATCGGGACGCTTCGCCCGGAAGCCTGGCACGATCTGGCAAGTGAACCCGGCTCCGACGGATTCTTCCAGGTGCTGCAGGGGCTGACCCGTTCTGCCGATTACGAACAGGGTGGCGAGGCACTGGATCAGTTGACCGACCGTGTCTGGCGCATGATCGACGCCATGGACATCGACACCCGGCTGCGCGAAGAACTGTTCCTGATGTCGACTGACCCCGAAGGTTGCGAAGACGCCGGCGCCCAGCTGTTCAACAGCATGGGAATACGCGTGCTGGAATCGGAAGCTCGCATTTTTTCCCGCTCGCCCGAGGAGCTTGAACGCCGCTTGGTGACACTGGCCAAAGGCGCTGCGCGACTCAGGCAGGTCAATGAGATCGCCCGGGCCGATATCGCGAACCGGCAGGGCGAACCCGACGAGGTGGAAGTCCATCTCGCCTATGAGACCGGCCTGGCCAGACGGCTTGAACTGCCCTGGCAATCCGAAGCGATGAGATTCCGGCAGGTCGCCGGGGTCAGCGAGGCAACCATCGATGCCGCCGGCGACAGGATTCTCGACAGGGAAGCCGGTGACGGTCTGATCGAGCAGATGCTCGACCAGCCTTTCTGGGATCGTTACCTGCGTGAAACCTGGCCGGGAGAAATCGAAGCCAATACCCGCGCGCATCAGGAGAAGATCGATCTGCTGATCGATTTGCAGGCGGCCCAGGCGCGCTGGGTCGAAGGAAACGGCCGCTCACCCGGGCTCAGACAGACCATCGCTGAACTGGCGCAGCAACTGTCCATACCCGAGGAACTGCTTTTCACAACGGAAAAAATGAGTCAGAAGACCTTCGACGCCTGGCTTGAAAGTATCGGCCGGCAGGAGAAGGTACTTAATAAACGACTGACTCGCGAGGCCATGGCGCGTGCCGGGATCTGA